The window GCGACACAGGTAGTCGAATTCCCGATTACGCTCGCCAAACAGCAGCCAATGCCGTTGCTGCCCATCGGTAATGCGCGCCTTGAGCAAACTGCGCAGCCCGGCCAGCCCGGTGCCGTTACCCAGCAGGATCATCGGTACCGGCTCGGTCGGCAGGTGGAAACTACTGTTGCGCCGCACCCGCAGGCTGATGGTGCCACCCACCGGCGCGTGTTCGGTCAGCCAGCCGGAGCCGATGCCGAGGCTGCCGTCGGCGTGCAGCTCCTGACGCACGATCAGCTCCAGCATGCCGTCGGCGGCGATCGAGGCGATGGAGTATTCGCGCATGGCCAACGGCACCAGAGCGTCGACCAGCGCTTGCGCGTGCAGGCCGACCAGATGCGCTCTGTTCTCGGGCAGTTGGCGACTGGCGAGGGCGTGCTCCAGCGGTTGCGACAGGCCATCGAAGGTCACCATCGCCCGGCCTTCAATGCCCAGGCCATCAAGGAAATGCTCGATCGCCCACGGGCAATTGCGTGGCAACACTTCCACCAGATCCCCGGCCAGCCAGCTGCTGGTCGTCGGGGCGGTGAGGCCCAGCAAGTACACCGACGAGCCACTGCTGTCCGGGTTCATCAACTCGCGGCGGGTCAGGGTCCAGTTGTCGAAGTTCGGTGCTTGCCAGGTGTCGACCGGCGCTTGCCCGGTCAACAGGCCGAGTTGCTGCTGCCAGTGGCGCAAGGCGTAAGGGTCGCCGCTGTCGACTTCCACCGGGGCGAACAAGGTCGTGCCGCCATGCTCGCCGAGCCAAGTGTGCAAGCGTCGGGCGAAGCCACAGAAGTGTTGATACTGGCGATCACCGAGACCCAGGACTGCGTAGTTCAGGCTTTCCAGGTTCGACGCATGGCCCAGCACCTTGCGTTCGAAACCCCGGGCGCTGTCCGGTGCTTCGCCATCGCCGAAGGTGCTGACCACGAAGAGCGCGTTGCTGGATTCGCGCAAATCCTGTTCGCTGACATTCGCCAGCGGCTGAACCTTCACCGGCAGGCCGGCCGCCTGCAATTGCCCGGCGGTCTGCCACGCCAACTGCTCGGCAAACCCGCTTTGGCTGGCGAAACCGATCAACCAGGCGGGGGCATTGTTGCCCGTTTGCGCGAAGTCTTTGCGGGCGTCCCTGATCTGCTTTTTCTTGCGCCGACGATCGAGATACAGCAACCAGCCAGTGACGAAAAACAGCGGCATGGTCAACGCGGTGATCGTCAGGATGATCCGCCCGACGATGCCGAAGTAGCTGCCGACGTGCAGCGCGTAGAGGCTGGTCAGCAGCTGCGCCTTGAGGCTCTTGTCGCTGTAACGGTCATGCCGTTTGACGAGGCCGGTGGCCGGATCGAGGGTGATCTGGTTCAGCGCCCGATCATGGGGCGAGGTGTTCAACAGGTAGAAAACAGTCGCCGGTTGCCCGGCCACTGGTGGCATGCGGATGTTGTAGGCGCTGAGTGCCGGACCTGCGGCGCTGTAAATGCTGCTCCACATGGCGGCGTAATCCGCGGTCGGCGCCGGGCCGCTCGGTGCAGGGCCACGACCACCGCGAACGCGCTCGTTTTGCGGTGAGTCGGAAAGCAGTCGGGTCAGGCCCTTGTTGTACCACTCATAGGACCAGGACAACCCGGTCAGCGCTGACAGGAGGTAAAACACCAGGCACCAGGTGCCGGCCACGGAGTGCAGGTCCCAGTTGAAGCTGCGGCCCTTTTTCTTCCAGTCGAGGGTCAGCCAGGCGCGCCAGTTTTTCCATTGGCGCGGCCACCGCAGGTACAGGCCGGACAGGCAGAAAAACACCAGGATCAGCGTGCAGGCCCCGGTGATCTGCCGACCGGTATCGCCCATGGCGAGGAAGCGGTGCAGTCGCAGCATCAGGCCGAAGAAATCCTGGCCGGTGGCCTCACCCATGAACTCGGCGGTGTACGGATCGAAGTAGCGCATCTCGCCCCGGCGTTCACCCGGTGGCGGCGTGAAGCTCACCCGCGCGGCGTTGCCGCTGTCGGTATCGACCCAGAGCATCGCGACTTTCTTGCCGGAGGCACCCTCGATTTTTTCCACCAGTTCGGCAGGCGGCAAGACGCCGGCAACCTGCTTCTCGACCTGCAGCACGGAAGGATTGAGCACGCTGAGGATTTCATCCTCAAACGAGACCATCGCCCCGGTGATGCCCATCAGGGCCAGGACCAGCCCGGCACTGATGCCGAAAAACCAGTGCAACTGGAACAGGGTTTTCTTCAACACGTCGCTCGCCTTGTTCGTTCGAAATAATCATCACGGCGCGCATTATGCCGTGGGTTGCTGAGAAACATTCTTTTTACGCACAAAAGCCCCGTTCATATGGATGAACGGGGCCTGACCTTGTTGGCCACTCCATGTGTGAGCGAGCCAGTGTGGCGAGGGGGCTTGCCCCCGTTGGGTCGCGAAGCGGCCCCAATATTTGAGCCCGGGCCATATTTGACACACCGCGCGTTCAGGTTATGGGACTGCTGCGCAGTCCAACGGGGGCAAGCCCCTTCGCCACAAAGGCTCGCTCCCGTATTTGATCAGAAGTGGAAGTTGGTGCTCAGCAATGCCGTGCGCCCCGCCGCCTGGTTGGCGAAGTGGGTCGAGAAGGCTTTGTCGTAGTAGGTTTCGTCGGTCAAATTCTGCACGTTCAATTGCAGGTCGACGTTTTTGCTCAACTTGTACGCCGCCATTGCGTCGTAACGAACGTAGGAATCGACCATGGTGGTGTTGGCCACGCTGCCGAATACGTCGTCGACATAGAACGCACCACCACCGATGGTCAGCTTCGGCGTGACCTGATAGGTCGTCCACAGGCTGGCACTGTTTTTCGGGGTGTTCGGCAGTTCGTTGCCATCGTTGGCTGCGCCGAGTGGGCCGCCATCGACTTGCTCGCTGTCCATGTAGGCATAACCGGCGAAGACTTGCCATTTCTCGGTGATCTTGCCGCTGGCCGACAGTTCGATACCTTGAACCCGGGTTTTGCCGGCGTTTTCATAGGACGTGGTATCAACCTGAACGCGGGCGTTTTCTTTCTCGGTGCGGAAGATATCGGCGGTCAGCGACAGACGATCGTTGAGCAAGTC is drawn from Pseudomonas sp. 31-12 and contains these coding sequences:
- a CDS encoding sulfite reductase flavoprotein subunit alpha; the encoded protein is MLKKTLFQLHWFFGISAGLVLALMGITGAMVSFEDEILSVLNPSVLQVEKQVAGVLPPAELVEKIEGASGKKVAMLWVDTDSGNAARVSFTPPPGERRGEMRYFDPYTAEFMGEATGQDFFGLMLRLHRFLAMGDTGRQITGACTLILVFFCLSGLYLRWPRQWKNWRAWLTLDWKKKGRSFNWDLHSVAGTWCLVFYLLSALTGLSWSYEWYNKGLTRLLSDSPQNERVRGGRGPAPSGPAPTADYAAMWSSIYSAAGPALSAYNIRMPPVAGQPATVFYLLNTSPHDRALNQITLDPATGLVKRHDRYSDKSLKAQLLTSLYALHVGSYFGIVGRIILTITALTMPLFFVTGWLLYLDRRRKKKQIRDARKDFAQTGNNAPAWLIGFASQSGFAEQLAWQTAGQLQAAGLPVKVQPLANVSEQDLRESSNALFVVSTFGDGEAPDSARGFERKVLGHASNLESLNYAVLGLGDRQYQHFCGFARRLHTWLGEHGGTTLFAPVEVDSGDPYALRHWQQQLGLLTGQAPVDTWQAPNFDNWTLTRRELMNPDSSGSSVYLLGLTAPTTSSWLAGDLVEVLPRNCPWAIEHFLDGLGIEGRAMVTFDGLSQPLEHALASRQLPENRAHLVGLHAQALVDALVPLAMREYSIASIAADGMLELIVRQELHADGSLGIGSGWLTEHAPVGGTISLRVRRNSSFHLPTEPVPMILLGNGTGLAGLRSLLKARITDGQQRHWLLFGERNREFDYLCRDELEEWLTSGDLERLDLAFSRDQAEKIYVQDRLRESADLLKQWLADGAVIYICGSLQGMASGVDHVLNEVLGIEEVDRLIEQGRYRRDVY